One region of Candidatus Eisenbacteria bacterium genomic DNA includes:
- a CDS encoding UDP-2,3-diacylglucosamine diphosphatase yields the protein MRRQRGERKLESYRMERETAATALFLSDAHFGTSREEGERRRIERFLSFLRGPARGADVLYIVGDLFDFWFEYRQVVPKPHLLVLTELGALVRAGVRVVYIAGNHDYWLDRFFADELGIQVSREPLDLRVQGRRLYVTHGDDLTAGHDPGYRFLRRLVRSPLAIRLFHLIHPDLGVPFARWASHLSRSHTNRKKFILNRTLEREAREKLREGFDGVLMGHIHYADHFRYEEGELVLLGDWIESFTYARLAGGRIALERWEGGENGRVERAAE from the coding sequence ATGCGGCGACAACGAGGCGAGAGGAAATTGGAATCCTATCGAATGGAACGGGAGACGGCGGCGACGGCGCTGTTTCTTTCGGACGCCCACTTCGGGACGAGCCGGGAGGAAGGGGAGCGGCGGAGAATCGAGAGGTTTCTCTCTTTCCTCCGCGGCCCGGCGCGCGGCGCCGACGTACTCTACATCGTGGGCGACCTGTTCGACTTCTGGTTCGAATACCGGCAGGTCGTGCCCAAACCGCACCTGCTCGTGCTGACCGAGCTGGGTGCCCTCGTGCGCGCCGGCGTGCGGGTCGTCTACATCGCCGGCAACCACGATTACTGGCTGGACCGATTCTTCGCCGACGAACTGGGGATCCAAGTGAGCCGGGAGCCCCTCGACCTGCGCGTGCAGGGGAGGCGCCTCTACGTCACCCACGGCGACGACCTGACCGCCGGCCACGACCCCGGCTATCGTTTTCTCCGCCGCCTCGTCCGCAGCCCCCTCGCCATCCGCCTCTTCCATCTGATCCACCCGGATCTGGGCGTCCCTTTCGCCCGCTGGGCTTCCCACCTCTCCCGCTCCCACACCAACCGGAAGAAGTTCATCCTGAACCGCACGCTGGAACGGGAGGCGCGGGAAAAACTCCGGGAGGGTTTCGACGGTGTGCTGATGGGGCACATCCACTACGCGGATCATTTCCGTTACGAAGAGGGAGAGTTGGTCCTGCTCGGCGACTGGATCGAGAGCTTCACGTACGCGCGGCTCGCCGGCGGGCGGATCGCCCTCGAACGCTGGGAAGGCGGAGAGAACGGACGGGTGGAACGCGCGGCGGAGTAA
- a CDS encoding PorV/PorQ family protein yields MRATALGLLFTLALAARAGAEPVGLRTLLIDPGVAASGMGYAYTAVAEDPSALYWNPAGLAGGEPGLRGLLAHTEWLLDVRQEYAAVVWGRGADAFAAGINGWYVGDIERRDNDPVAEPLGTFGYYDIVVSLAYARAFGPIRAGVTAKPFYSKIELETAHGVAADFGVLYETPLAGLTLGGAAANLGNKPHYVDESFSLPVDLRGGAAWRHRFSGYPASILLSAEARKTKDDDTHGHFGAEIGLQETVAIRFGYKSGYDEESFAFGVGVTRGPYSFQVAVVPFESDLGTVSRFALGMRR; encoded by the coding sequence ATGCGAGCCACCGCCCTCGGACTTCTCTTTACTCTCGCCTTGGCGGCCCGTGCCGGGGCGGAGCCGGTGGGGCTCCGCACCCTGTTGATCGATCCGGGCGTCGCCGCCTCCGGGATGGGGTACGCCTACACCGCCGTGGCGGAGGACCCGAGCGCCCTCTACTGGAACCCGGCAGGCCTCGCCGGCGGGGAGCCGGGGCTCCGCGGTCTTCTGGCCCACACCGAGTGGCTGCTCGACGTCCGCCAGGAGTACGCCGCCGTCGTCTGGGGGCGAGGCGCCGACGCGTTCGCCGCCGGCATCAACGGTTGGTACGTGGGTGACATCGAACGCCGCGACAACGACCCGGTCGCCGAGCCGCTCGGCACCTTCGGCTACTACGACATCGTCGTCTCCCTCGCCTATGCCCGCGCCTTCGGACCGATCCGCGCCGGCGTGACCGCGAAGCCCTTCTACTCCAAAATCGAACTCGAGACCGCCCACGGCGTCGCCGCCGATTTCGGCGTCCTCTACGAAACGCCCCTCGCCGGGCTCACCCTGGGCGGCGCGGCGGCGAACCTGGGGAACAAACCGCACTACGTCGACGAGTCCTTCTCCCTGCCGGTGGATCTGCGCGGCGGCGCGGCGTGGCGCCACCGCTTCTCCGGATATCCCGCGTCGATCCTCCTCTCGGCGGAAGCGCGCAAGACCAAGGACGACGACACGCACGGCCACTTCGGCGCCGAGATCGGCCTGCAGGAGACGGTGGCGATCCGTTTCGGTTACAAGAGCGGGTACGACGAGGAGTCCTTCGCTTTCGGAGTCGGCGTGACGCGCGGTCCCTACTCGTTCCAGGTGGCGGTGGTCCCCTTTGAGTCGGATCTCGGCACGGTGAGCCGCTTCGCGCTCGGGATGCGGCGCTAA